The following coding sequences lie in one Hypanus sabinus isolate sHypSab1 chromosome 20, sHypSab1.hap1, whole genome shotgun sequence genomic window:
- the LOC132378514 gene encoding uncharacterized protein LOC132378514 produces the protein MKDVTWRKSLSRPEEIAAEVRRTVGRVNPCIAAGPDNIPGQVLRHCAAQLTEGLIDISNISLQQPTVLAGFKAATIISVPKKATVPGLNNYCLEALTVMKCFEQLVMDCIKSHLPATLDPFLFANHSNSSTPFLSHLENNVLYTRMLVIDFTSALNMFISSRLVGKLSLLELNTPFFNWILDFLMGRPLSIQLGSNISGSITPSTGAPQGCVLSPPLFTVLTHNFTVRFCSKHIIKFICDTTVVDLISNSDEVAYREEVERLIKWGKNNNFSCNMAKTKKMIVDFRKARVSQSESDEHEVPWCVQTWTHNISALARRHTSIYIF, from the coding sequence ATGAAAGATGTGACTTGGAGAAAGTCCCTCTCTCGTCCTGAAGAAATAGCAGCTGAGGTGAGGAGGACCGTAGGCAGGGTAAACCCATGCATAGCCGCAGGGCCAGATAACATACCCGGCCAGGTGCTGAGGCACTGTGCAGCCCAGCTAACAGAGGGCTTAATAGACATCTCTAATATCTCTCTACAACAGCCCACTGTCCTTGCAGGCTTCAAAGCAGCCACCATCATTTCAGTGCCCAAGAAAGCAACAGTACCTGGCCTAAATAATTACTGCCTAGAGGCACTGAcagtcatgaagtgctttgagcagctggtaatggattgtataaaatcccaccttccagctacGTTGGATCctttcctgtttgccaaccactCAAACAGTTCCACTCCattcctgtcccacctggaaaacaaTGTCTTGTACACTAGGATGTTGGTCATCGatttcacctcagcactgaacatgTTCATCTCTAGtaggctggtgggtaaactgtccttgcTGGAACTCAACACCCCTTTCTTTaattggatcttggacttcttgatgggAAGACCCCTGTCAATCCAACTTGGCAGCAATATCTCAGGCTCCATCACACCGAGCACGGGtgccccacagggctgtgtgctcagtccgccGTTGTTCACGGTTCTGACTCACAACTTCACTGTCAGATTCTGCTCAAAGCACATCATCAAATTCATTTGTGATACCACTGTGGTTGACCTCATCAGCAACAGTGACGAGgtggcatacagagaggaggtagagaggctaaTCAAATGGGGCAAAAACAACAACTTCAGTTGCAACATGGCCAAGACAAaaaagatgattgtggacttcaggaaggcaagaGTCAGCCAGTCTGAGAGTGACGAGCACGAAGTTCCTTGGTGTGTAcaaacctggacccacaacatctCCGCATTAGCAAGAAGACACACGAGCATCTacattttctga